The Lycium ferocissimum isolate CSIRO_LF1 chromosome 10, AGI_CSIRO_Lferr_CH_V1, whole genome shotgun sequence genome window below encodes:
- the LOC132032580 gene encoding mitochondrial inner membrane protease ATP23, with translation MAESSTVKGGSTVEECQDMIRRSLRTPMVKFLKEHLEKSGCRIGDNFIKAIHCDKKVSGGYVRGHGIIVCSNYMNIQDEVNQVVIHELIHAYDDCRAANLDWANCAHHACSEIRAGHLSGDCHYKRELLRGYLKIRGHEQECVRRRVMKSMAGNPYCSESASKDAMEAVWDVCYNDTKPFDRAP, from the exons ATGGCAGAGTCATCCACCGTCAAGGGCGGAAGTACGGTGGAGGAATGCCAAGACATGATCCGAAGAAGTCTTAGAA CTCCGATGGTGAAGTTCCTAAAGGAGCATTTGGAGAAATCTGGTTGTCGAATTGGTGATAATTTCATAAAAGCTATCCATTGTGACAAGAAGGTCAGCGGCGGCTATGTTCGCGGACATGGG ATAATTGTGTGCAGTAATTATATGAACATTCAAGATGAGGTGAATCAAGTTGTCATACATGAGTTAattcatgcatatgatgactGCCGTGCTGCAAATTTGGACTGGGCTAATTGTGCTCATCATGCTTGTAGTGAA ATTAGAGCTGGCCATCTTAGTGGTGATTGCCATTACAAACGGGAATTACTGAGAGGTTATCTTAAGATACGAGGCCATGAGCAA GAATGTGTGAGGCGAAGAGTTATGAAATCAATGGCGGGTAACCCATATTGTTCAGAGTCGGCCAGTAAAGATGCCATGGAAGCTGTCTGGGATGTTTGTTACAATGATACTAAGCCCTTTGACAGAGCCCCTTGA
- the LOC132032581 gene encoding large ribosomal subunit protein P2-like isoform X1, with translation MKVIAAYLLAVLGGNTSPSAKDLKNILGTVGADADDDRIQLLLSQVEGKDITELIAAGREKLASVPSGGGAVAVAAPGGGAAAAAPAEEKKEEKKEEAKEESDDDMGFSLFD, from the exons ATGAAGGTAATTGCAGCTTACTTGTTGGCTGTTTTGGGTGGCAACACATCACCTTCAGCTAAAGACTTGAAGAACATCCTCGGCACTG TTGGTGCTGATGCTGATGATGACAGAATTCAATTGCTCTTGTCTCAAGTTGAGGGCAAAGATATCACTGAGCTGATTGCTGCTGGCAGAGAAAAATTGGCTTCAGTACCTTCTGGTGGTGGTGCTGTTGCAGTTGCTGCCCCTGGTGGTGGAGCTGCTGCTGCAGCCCCTGCTGAggagaagaaggaagaaaagaaagaggaggcGAAAGAGGAGTCCGATGAT GATATGGGCTTCAGTCTATTTGATTAG